The genome window GCAGGCCGGTGGCGCTCCAGGTGACGGACTTGCCGGCCGAGTCGGTGGCCTGCAGCTGCACCGAGACGGGGCTGCCGACGGTGTCGATCCGCTGGCCCGGGTTGGTCACCGTGACCTGCTCGGCGGCGGAGCCCGCCGGGGTGAAGCCGCTGGTGCCGTTCGGGGTGCCCCAGCCGGTCGGGCCGTCGTAGCCCGGGCCGGCGGTGCAGAAGTAGGACGGCGAGCAGCTGCCGTTGTTGCCGCTGGTCACGTCGTTGAAGCTGCTGGTGTGCGCGTACGGGTAGGCGTTGGCCTGGTCGCCCGCGTTCGGGGCGCCGGCCAGTGCCCAGACCGAGGCGATGATCGGGGAGGCCGCGCTGGTGCCGCCGTAGACGGCCCAGCCGCTGCCGCCGTAGGTCTGGTAGACGGCCACACCGGTCGCGGGGTCGGCGACGGCGGAGACGTCGGTCTCCATCCGGTTCTGGCAGCCCGTGTCGTGCTGGAAGCTGGGCTTGGCGATGTAGGCGGAGCAGCCGGAGCCGGTGCCCTCGCTGGCGCTGGTGTTCCAGACCGACTCGCTCCAGCCGCGGGCGCTGGAGTCCCGGGTCAGCGAGGTGCCGCCGACCGCGGTGACGTACTGCGAGGTGGCCGGGAACTCGGCGCCGTAGTTGGAGTCGCCCGCGCTGGCCGTGATGGCCACGCCCGGGTGGTTGAAGTACTGCGCGTCCGCGCTGGGGGTGGTGGAGTCCTCGGAACCGCCGTAGCTGTTCGAGACGAACTTGGCGCCCTGGGCGACGGCCTGGTTGACCGCGGCGCCGAGGTCGCTCATGTTCGCCGAGGCGGCCTCCACCAGCAGGATGTGGCAGTTCGGGCAGACCGCGCTGACCATGTCGACGTCCAGCGAGATCTCGCCGGCCCAACCGGTGTCGGGCGTCGGGTAGTTGCTGCCGCCGTTCTCGTCGATCTTGCGGAAGCAGCCGTTCGCGGTGGTGCAGGCGGGCAGGCCGTACTGGCTGCGGTAGGCGGCCAGGTCGGACTCGGCGTTCGGGTCGTCCTGGGCGTCGACGATCGCCACGGTCTGGCCGGAGCCGCCGCTGGGCAGGTTGTAGGCGCTGGTCAGGTCGCTCGGGCCGAAGCCCGAGGGTGCGGCGTTGGGGGCCAATCCGTTCTGGCCCAGCGCGTGCGGGTGCAGGTCGGTGCGCTTGAGTGCGAGGCAGGCCTCCTCGCCGGGCTGGGTCGGCGCGGCGCAGGACCGCTCGACCGAGACCTGCCCGGCGGTGGCCGGGGTGGCGGCGGAGGCAACGGGGGTGAAGCCGGCGACGGCGGTGACCAGCAGGCCCAGCGCGGAGAGCGGGGCGAGCAGGGCGGACCGGGCAGGGCGTTCCGAATGGTGCATGGCCACTCGGACTCCTTTCCTGACGTGGCCCCTGGGTGGGGGCGGGACC of Kitasatospora viridis contains these proteins:
- a CDS encoding putative Ig domain-containing protein; translated protein: MHHSERPARSALLAPLSALGLLVTAVAGFTPVASAATPATAGQVSVERSCAAPTQPGEEACLALKRTDLHPHALGQNGLAPNAAPSGFGPSDLTSAYNLPSGGSGQTVAIVDAQDDPNAESDLAAYRSQYGLPACTTANGCFRKIDENGGSNYPTPDTGWAGEISLDVDMVSAVCPNCHILLVEAASANMSDLGAAVNQAVAQGAKFVSNSYGGSEDSTTPSADAQYFNHPGVAITASAGDSNYGAEFPATSQYVTAVGGTSLTRDSSARGWSESVWNTSASEGTGSGCSAYIAKPSFQHDTGCQNRMETDVSAVADPATGVAVYQTYGGSGWAVYGGTSAASPIIASVWALAGAPNAGDQANAYPYAHTSSFNDVTSGNNGSCSPSYFCTAGPGYDGPTGWGTPNGTSGFTPAGSAAEQVTVTNPGQRIDTVGSPVSVQLQATDSAGKSVTWSATGLPPGLSVNAKTGLITGTPTTSNTYSPTVTASSGTASGSASFGWAIRSQPTGETVTITAPGNQSGTVGTAASLQISATDSAGKTLTYSASGLPAGLSINSSTGLISGTPTTAGSTSATVIANSGTATNQVSFTWTIAASGGGGCGTLAAWSATTSYVPGAQVSYGGHKWLSTWYSTGATPGAPASWSSWSDQGAC